DNA sequence from the Novosphingobium sp. KACC 22771 genome:
CGCCTCGGCGTGGATGTCACAAACCTGTTCGATGTGACGTGGTACGCCTCGTCCTACTCGACGCTGTGGGTGGCGCCGGGCGCGCCGCGCACGATCACGGGGCGCATCAGCTACGCGTTCTGAGATCCATCCTGACTGGCCACCGCCTGCCCCCCACGCAGGCGGTGGCCTTTTTTGTGCCTTCATGCCGGAACAGCGCCGATGAACCGCAAAAGCCTTTTGATCTGGCATCGCCGCATCGCATTGGCGCTGGCCCCCTTGATGGGGTTGCAGGCGCTGACGGGCATCTTGATGCTGATCCCGGCGCCTGCCCCGGCGATCACCTCCGGCCCCGCCCTGCCCCCGTCGGCGCTGGTGGACAGCGCGATGCGCGCCGCGCCCGGCTTTCGCGCCTTTCGCCTGGATTATCCGCCCGGCGCCCCGGTTGTGGCGCGCATGAGCAACGCAGCGGGCGAACGCGTTTTCATTCAGATCGACCCGGCCACCGCGCGGGTGATGAACCGTGGCTCGCTCTGGCATGACCCATGGCGCGTGGCGGAGGAATGGCATACGAGCCTGTTTGCGGGTATCGCCGGTTCGGTGCTGATCGCGCTGGAAGGCATCGGCCTGCTGGCGCTGGGCATCAGCGGGGTCATCTTCTGGTGGCCCGGCAAAGGGCGGCTGCGGCAAGGGCTGGCGATCCCCACCCGCGCCCCTAAGCGTTTGAAATTGCGCCTGTGGCATCGCTCGACCGGGGTCGTGGCCTCGATGCTGCTGGGGATGATCGCGATAACGGGGGTGCTGCTGGTCTGGCCACTGATCGTGCCGCCCGCCACCGGGCCATTTCTTGGCGATCCCGCGCGCTCCGATCCTGCGCCGATGCTCGATGCCGCCTATGCCCGCGCCGCCCTGCCCGGCCAGCCGCTGCGTGATATCCGTCTTGCGCCATCGGGCCACGCCACATTCCACTTTGCCGCCCACAGCACCAATCACTGGGATCTCGACACGGTTTCGCTTGGCCCCGACGGCGCGCCGCGCATCACCCGTGCCGCCGATGCGCCCGCGCTGTGGATGCGGCTGCTGCCCTTGCATACGGGCGATGCGCTGGGCATTTTCGGACAAGTCATCATCGCGCTGGTCGGCGGCGCGCTCCTCTTTCTCACCATCAGCGGCGTGATCGCATGGAACCGCGCCCACAAAGGAAAACGCAAATGACGATTGTACCCCGTGGCGGTTCCGCCACCATCGTACACTGTGGCGATCCCAAGCGCGGCGCGGCATGGGCCGAAATCTTCGCGCGCGATCTGCCCGAGGTGCCGTTCCGCTGCTGGCCCGACATCGGCGATGCGCAGGACGTGCGCTATCTCATCGCATGGACGCTGTCCGAGGAGGTGATCTCCGCCCTGCCCAATCTGGAGGTGCTGTTTTCCATCGGCGCGGGCGTGGATCAACTCGACCTCTCGATCCTGCCGCCCCACGTCCGCGTGATCCG
Encoded proteins:
- a CDS encoding PepSY-associated TM helix domain-containing protein, with product MNRKSLLIWHRRIALALAPLMGLQALTGILMLIPAPAPAITSGPALPPSALVDSAMRAAPGFRAFRLDYPPGAPVVARMSNAAGERVFIQIDPATARVMNRGSLWHDPWRVAEEWHTSLFAGIAGSVLIALEGIGLLALGISGVIFWWPGKGRLRQGLAIPTRAPKRLKLRLWHRSTGVVASMLLGMIAITGVLLVWPLIVPPATGPFLGDPARSDPAPMLDAAYARAALPGQPLRDIRLAPSGHATFHFAAHSTNHWDLDTVSLGPDGAPRITRAADAPALWMRLLPLHTGDALGIFGQVIIALVGGALLFLTISGVIAWNRAHKGKRK